The Janthinobacterium tructae genome contains the following window.
TGTTGTTCATTTCAATAACGTAAGGCGTGCCATCCATATTCGTCCCCTCCAGTGACACAGCGCGCGGCCGGCGTCGCGGCGCGCGCTGCTGGTGCGCCTCACTTCTTCGTGAAGCTCTTGTAATTTTCCTGCGTCACGGCCTTGAAGGGCACCAGATAGACCTGCCCGATAACCGCCGCGTTATTGGCAGGGGCTTCTTCGATGGCGACGGCCAGCGGCTTGTAGCCGCGCACCGTGGCGCCGCCGACGGCACCCTTGGTGGCCATCAGGTAGGCAAGTTCAAAGGCCGTCGCCGACTGTTCGCCGGCGTCCTGCAGCACGGTGGCGTAGAGTTTTTTCTCGGCCATCGAGCGCAGCGCCACCGGGGTGGCGTCAACGCCGATCACTGGTACCTTCAGCGAGGTGCCATCGCCGTCGACGTCCACGCCCGGCCGAGCAGGGTCATCGACATACTTGGCGGTGACCAGCGATTCGACCGCGCCCAGCGCCATCGAATCGTTATTGGCCAGCACCAGGTTGAACTTGCCGCGGTAGGCATTGAGCCAGGCGTCCATCTTTTGCTGCGCCTCCTCCGGCTGCCAGTTGGCGGTGTCCTTGGCCAGCACATTGACCTTGTAGCCCTTCTGCTGCAGCGACGCCAGCACCGCCTGGGTGCGGTAGATTTGCGCCGGGTGCCCCAACTGGCCGAGCAGC
Protein-coding sequences here:
- a CDS encoding substrate-binding domain-containing protein, giving the protein MKTLFSALALAGMAVLGGNAAAGQPVIGALIRNLDDQFLGDYGSNLKKIAAAKGAELKLMDAHGDMATQLDQLNTLLSQGVKYFVVVPVVTEGSDQIAQAIAAKGGGAAFSNTAPTVKALKTGRNFFLASSPESVAGQIQAAIVDDYFKKFPAKLGPGKSINLLMLLGQLGHPAQIYRTQAVLASLQQKGYKVNVLAKDTANWQPEEAQQKMDAWLNAYRGKFNLVLANNDSMALGAVESLVTAKYVDDPARPGVDVDGDGTSLKVPVIGVDATPVALRSMAEKKLYATVLQDAGEQSATAFELAYLMATKGAVGGATVRGYKPLAVAIEEAPANNAAVIGQVYLVPFKAVTQENYKSFTKK